The genomic DNA GACCCCTCTGGATcctgttgttggatcttgtaaataaaggaattctggTGAAGGAACTTCCACCTCCGAGGACTGATTACACCCTCCCGAAAACAGAAGGGCTGGAACAACCTCCCACAAAACCCCAACCCCACTTGGTCCCCAAGATCCGCTGGACATTCTTAATTCAGGAAGCgaggtctttgaatattttttttttgccaggcggggggggggggggacggatggATTGGGAGAGAGGATGAGAGGTTATCAGGATGGAATGTGGAATTGGAACGTGGAACCCAACACTTCAGTTGCTGAAAGGTGTGGGCAGCTCAAGAGGCTTGTTCCCAACATCCCCGGACACAAGTACCCACACATCGCCCACATCCCCGTGGACTGTTCCTGCTGCGAGACTACGGAGGGAGGCCTTCTCAAAGAACGACTGTCCACCAATTTGCGGCACAGATTTCGGAGGGGACGGACTCGGGTtgaggggagggtgagagaggcagGTCACGACCTCGGGCTCCAGAGATGACAAACCGATTCGATAATATATACACATGTATTAAAAAAATAAGACTAAGACGGTGATGTATAAAAAACCCTGTGATGGGCAGGTCCCTGAGTGAGAGGTTTGTCACGGAAATCACAAGGACATGTTTTTCTTTTCCCGCAAGCCGTGGTAACGGTACGCGGCGGGAGGGGGGAAAACTTCCGAGACAAGTAATGCAGCCCCCTTCGCAACGGCGACTGgttacacccacccaccccccccccgtctccatcCCCCgtacccccccaatccccaccccgtcccccccagtcACCAGATTGGTCCCCGACTCTGTATCCCCGCCCCCCACAATCCCGTCGCACATCGCGCCATCCCGTGAGGCGTCCCTCTCCTTGTATGTGCCCGCAGTTCAGTACTGGGCGCCCACCCCCTCCTAGATGCCCACTTGCGCCTGGGCGTTGGGGGCTCTTTGGGCCTGGGGGGGTTGGGAGCCACTGGCCTGCTCCCCCTGCTGGCCGCGGGCCGGGCCCGCGCCGCCGCCGCCGCACCCTCCGTCCTGAAGGTTCTGGTAGCTTCCGTTGCTGACAGGGCCTTTGTTCAAGGGCGCGGCCTCCATGCCGCTGCCCGGGTTGCCCTCTGCCTCGGCCGTGCTGCCCGCTCGCACCTTCCTCCGGGATCTCAGCCGCTGGGAGTAAGAGTAGAGAGCGAAGATCATCACCGCTGCGGCGGACAGGGCGAAGAGCACGCTCACCAGCACTAGCTCACTCCGGTAGCTCTTCCCGGCGGCGCCCATCCGTGACTCCTGACCCTCGCTGGACGCCAGCACGGCCGACTGGCTGACCCGCAGCGAATAGCTCACCAGCAGTGCCCTGTAGTGGTTTTCCGTGGCCCAGCACTCCCACAGGCCCTGGCGCTCTGGGGTGGCGACAAAGCTCAGGCCAGTTCCCTGGCTGGTCAAGCCCGGCACGGCCGACGCGTCCTGCCCTTCGTACGTCCAGCTCCTCCGCGCCAGGTTGGAGCTGGCCTGgcactgcagggtgaccagggagtGGGAACAGACCGTCTTCAGAATGGGGCTGGGCGGCACTATAAAACAAACaggggggaatcatagaatcccattcagcccatcgagtccgcactgaccacagtccctccctatccccgtaaccccatgcatctacccgaGCTAACCCCctgaaaaggggcaatttagcacggccaatccacctaacctgcacatctttcagagtgggaggaaacgggagcacccggaggaaacccacgcagacacggggagaaggtgcagactccacacagacagtgacccgaggccgggaatcgaacccgggtcc from Mustelus asterias unplaced genomic scaffold, sMusAst1.hap1.1 HAP1_SCAFFOLD_3615, whole genome shotgun sequence includes the following:
- the LOC144490688 gene encoding semaphorin-4A-like; its protein translation is HTWIQDIETADATSACVPPLRPRMIGPKATPEVPPSPILKTVCSHSLVTLQCQASSNLARRSWTYEGQDASAVPGLTSQGTGLSFVATPERQGLWECWATENHYRALLVSYSLRVSQSAVLASSEGQESRMGAAGKSYRSELVLVSVLFALSAAAVMIFALYSYSQRLRSRRKVRAGSTAEAEGNPGSGMEAAPLNKGPVSNGSYQNLQDGGCGGGGAGPARGQQGEQASGSQPPQAQRAPNAQAQVGI